A portion of the Meriones unguiculatus strain TT.TT164.6M chromosome 11, Bangor_MerUng_6.1, whole genome shotgun sequence genome contains these proteins:
- the Ren gene encoding renin encodes MDGRRMPLLALLLALGGSCTFSLPTDTATFGRILLKKMPSVREILKDRGVEMTRLSAEWGKFTKRASFGNGTSPVVLTNYLDTQYYGEIGIGTPPQTFKVIFDTGSANLWVPSTKCSPLYTACEIHSLYDSSESSSYMENGTEFTIYYGSGTVKGFLSQDVVTVGGIIVTQTFGEVTELPLIPFMLAKFDGVLGMGFPAQAVGGVTPVFDHILSQRVLREEVFSVYYNRDSHLLGGEVVLGGSDPQHYQGNFHYVSISKAGSWQITMKGLSVGSAALLCEEGCMTVVDTGASYISGPTSSLKLIMQVLGAQEQSTDEYVVDCSQVPTLPNISFHLGGRAYTLTYMDYVLQDPYRNDNLCTLALHGLDIPPPTGPVWVLGATFIRKFYTEFDRHNNRIGFALAR; translated from the exons ATGGACGGGAGGAGGATGCCTCTCTTGGCACTCTTGTTGGCACTCGGGGGCTCTTGTACCTTCAGTCTCCCGACAGACACAGCTACATTTGGACG AATCTTGCTCAAGAAAATGCCCTCTGTGCGGGAAATCCTGAAGGATCGGGGAGTGGAGATGACCAGGCTCAGTGCTGAGTGGGGCAAGTTCACCAAGAGGGCTTCCTTTGGCAATGGTACCTCCCCCGTGGTCCTCACCAACTACCTGGAT ACTCAGTACTACGGTGAGATCGGCATTGGCACCCCACCCCAGACCTTCAAAGTGATCTTTGACACAGGTTCGGCCAACCTCTGGGTCCCCTCCACCAAGTGCAGCCCTCTCTACACGGCCTGCG AGATCCACAGCCTCTATGACTCCTCAGAATCTTCCAGCTACATGGAGAATGGGACTGAATTCACTATCTACTATGGATCAGGGACGGTCAAAGGTTTCCTCAGCCAGGACGTGGTGACT GTGGGTGGAATCATTGTGACACAGACGTTTGGAGAGGTCACAGAGCTGCCCCTGATACCCTTCATGCTTGCCAAGTTTGATGGGGTCCTGGGCATGGGCTTCCCTGCTCAGGCCGTTGGCGGGGTCACCCCTGTCTTTGACCACATTCTCTCCCAGAGGGTGCTGAGGGAGGAAGTCTTTTCTGTCTACTACAACAG AGATTCCCACCTTCTCGGGGGGGAAGTGGTGCTGGGGGGCAGTGACCCCCAGCATTACCAAGGCAATTTTCACTACGTGAGCATCAGCAAGGCTGGCTCCTGGCAGATCACAATGAAGGG GTTATCTGTGGGGTCTGCCGCCTTGCTGTGTGAGGAAGGCTGCATGACAGTGGTGGACACCGGTGCCTCCTATATCTCGGGTCCTACAAGCTCCCTGAAGTTGATCATGCAAGTCCTGGGGGCTCAGGAGCAGAGCACAGATGAA TATGTTGTGGACTGCAGCCAGGTGCCCACCCTCCCTAACATCTCCttccacctgggaggcagagcctaTACACTCACCTATATGGACTATGTGCTACAG GATCCCTACAGGAATGACAACCTGTGCACATTGGCTCTCCATGGCCTGGACATCCCACCACCCACTGGACCTGTCTGGGTCCTGGGTGCCACTTTTATCCGCAAGTTCTATACAGAGTTTGATCGGCATAACAATCGCATTGGGTTTGCCTTGGCTCGCTAA